A region of Pyxidicoccus parkwaysis DNA encodes the following proteins:
- a CDS encoding serine/threonine protein kinase, giving the protein MKGENILVRHTDAQPFLTDFGSGHFLGAATLTLPAFPPGTLAYRSPEAWRYIPRSGKIPSIPYSPRPADDLFALGVTAYRLVTGKYPPVPNPEVEEAWLWLPEEHARWTARVCNPHCIPELSALVSRMLSLRPDARGSAREVAEALEQAARRAGREADVPLFTGEEPRPAGLFPRPQHVTVQRPPRPHRLPWLAAAGLGGALALSAAGLLSVSRSEQPATPQLAEQEESRDGGTVAVGDTALTAKVEPERAPSVLSPIAVDVPPKPFPWQRRPDASGRCPSKVQVAINGGCWTKLPVDQKDCDAEAGFFEYRGACYTPVATPPRPATSSPTERDDSP; this is encoded by the coding sequence GTGAAGGGCGAAAACATCCTCGTCCGCCACACGGACGCTCAGCCCTTCCTCACGGACTTCGGCTCCGGCCACTTCCTGGGCGCAGCCACGCTCACCTTGCCGGCCTTTCCTCCCGGCACCCTCGCCTACCGCTCCCCCGAGGCGTGGCGCTACATCCCCCGCTCCGGAAAGATTCCCTCCATCCCCTATTCACCCCGGCCCGCGGATGACCTCTTCGCCCTGGGGGTCACCGCCTATCGGCTCGTCACCGGGAAGTACCCACCGGTGCCCAACCCGGAGGTTGAGGAGGCCTGGCTCTGGCTCCCCGAGGAGCACGCGCGCTGGACGGCGCGAGTCTGCAACCCTCACTGCATTCCGGAGCTGAGCGCGCTGGTGTCGCGGATGCTCTCACTGCGCCCCGATGCACGAGGCAGCGCGCGAGAGGTGGCCGAAGCGCTGGAGCAGGCCGCGCGCAGGGCGGGACGTGAGGCGGATGTGCCGCTCTTCACGGGAGAAGAGCCGAGGCCCGCGGGCCTCTTTCCCCGCCCCCAGCACGTCACGGTGCAGCGCCCTCCTCGCCCTCACCGGTTGCCCTGGCTCGCGGCCGCCGGCCTCGGAGGCGCACTGGCGCTGAGCGCTGCGGGGCTCTTGAGCGTGAGTCGCTCCGAGCAGCCCGCGACGCCCCAACTCGCGGAGCAGGAAGAGTCCAGGGATGGCGGCACCGTGGCCGTCGGGGACACCGCGCTGACGGCGAAGGTAGAGCCCGAGCGAGCCCCCTCCGTGTTGTCACCCATCGCGGTGGACGTGCCACCCAAACCCTTCCCATGGCAGCGGCGCCCGGACGCCAGCGGCCGCTGTCCTAGCAAGGTGCAGGTGGCAATCAACGGCGGCTGTTGGACGAAGCTGCCCGTGGACCAGAAGGACTGTGATGCCGAGGCCGGCTTTTTTGAATACAGGGGCGCGTGCTACACCCCCGTCGCGACTCCGCCACGTCCTGCCACCTCGAGCCCTACGGAGCGAGACGACAGTCCATAG
- a CDS encoding RNA polymerase sigma factor gives MDDAWLGQLYERHGFLVHRRCLQLVRRPEDAEDALQETFLRVKRYGPPREGEATLAWLYTVAARCCFDLMEKRGREPVAEESQLATLEERGGGSTEDADRRALLGAALRTLDGKTRTIGVLHYLDGYTQEEVAAQTGFSRKTVGKKLKTFEDRIRQLFGGRGNEASR, from the coding sequence ATGGATGACGCGTGGCTCGGCCAGCTCTATGAGCGCCATGGCTTCCTCGTGCACCGGCGCTGCCTCCAGCTCGTGCGCCGGCCCGAGGATGCCGAGGACGCGCTGCAGGAGACCTTTCTCCGGGTGAAGCGCTACGGCCCTCCTCGCGAGGGCGAGGCCACGCTCGCCTGGCTCTACACGGTGGCCGCGCGCTGCTGCTTCGACCTGATGGAGAAGCGTGGCCGCGAGCCCGTAGCCGAGGAGTCGCAGCTCGCCACGCTGGAGGAGCGCGGTGGCGGTTCGACGGAGGACGCGGACCGGCGCGCGCTGCTGGGCGCGGCGCTGCGCACGCTCGACGGGAAGACGCGCACCATTGGCGTGCTCCACTACCTGGACGGCTACACGCAGGAAGAGGTGGCCGCGCAGACGGGCTTCTCGCGCAAGACGGTCGGCAAGAAGCTGAAGACATTCGAGGACCGCATCCGCCAGCTCTTCGGTGGACGCGGCAACGAGGCCTCACGATGA
- a CDS encoding caspase family protein, producing the protein MRLLPLCLLVLLWPALAPAETVRLLVSIGANVGDPDDAVLRFADDDAARMRQLFVELGGVRADRASMLVDDPAQEVRQKLAEVAGRVAELRGEGHDPVLVVYVSSHAKAGVLHLAGTHLPLAELRDSARKAGARLTLVVVDACESGTLAQKKGGRAAPAYDVALEKLPLHGEVVVSSSGPAELSEEWDSLQGSLFTHHLLTGLRGDADADSDGKVSLSEAYAYSYRRTVAGAAGAGQHPAYALELAGTGELVLTEPAVAKSALVFPAAASGRYVVSSRPRPDVVAEVDKEPGRPLRIAVPPGRYLVRKRAGASTGLLEVELPFGGERQVNESALEWRRYQEVAVKGGSLELKNAAVLALGRWEGTPIPGTGSRVAGALGYRHTWGPWWALGTVSGTRSTYRGVGLGITEGSLGLGASGGYRWLEWALVPHVGLSVELLGLRQSFQRDREEDIQDTLGLPPLESRSALGVAAGPVVGVEVPLPGSAFALIQGQLLVRYLPPSSEGVAPLRLVPLASAGAGFRF; encoded by the coding sequence ATGCGGCTTCTGCCCCTGTGTCTGCTCGTGCTCCTGTGGCCGGCCCTCGCGCCAGCCGAGACGGTGCGGCTGCTCGTGTCCATCGGCGCAAACGTGGGCGACCCGGACGATGCGGTGCTGCGCTTCGCGGATGACGACGCGGCGCGCATGCGCCAGCTCTTCGTGGAACTGGGCGGCGTGCGCGCGGACCGTGCCTCGATGCTGGTGGACGATCCAGCGCAGGAGGTGCGCCAGAAGCTCGCGGAGGTCGCGGGCCGCGTCGCCGAATTGCGCGGCGAGGGACATGACCCGGTGCTGGTGGTCTACGTCTCCTCGCATGCAAAGGCGGGCGTGCTGCACCTCGCGGGCACGCACCTTCCGCTGGCCGAGCTGCGCGACTCCGCGCGCAAGGCCGGTGCGCGTCTCACGCTGGTGGTGGTGGACGCGTGCGAGAGCGGCACCCTGGCGCAGAAGAAAGGCGGCCGCGCGGCACCGGCGTATGACGTCGCGCTGGAGAAGCTGCCGCTGCACGGCGAGGTGGTCGTCTCTTCGAGCGGCCCGGCGGAGCTGAGCGAGGAGTGGGACTCGTTGCAGGGCTCACTCTTCACGCACCACCTGCTCACGGGCCTGCGCGGTGACGCGGATGCGGACTCGGACGGAAAGGTGTCTCTCTCCGAGGCGTATGCCTATTCCTACCGCCGCACCGTGGCGGGAGCGGCGGGCGCGGGACAGCACCCGGCCTATGCGCTGGAACTGGCCGGCACGGGTGAATTGGTGCTCACCGAGCCCGCGGTCGCGAAGAGCGCGCTCGTCTTCCCCGCCGCCGCGTCGGGACGCTACGTGGTGTCCAGCCGTCCCCGTCCGGACGTCGTCGCCGAGGTGGACAAGGAGCCCGGGCGTCCGCTGCGAATCGCGGTACCTCCGGGGCGCTACCTCGTGCGCAAGCGCGCGGGCGCGAGCACGGGCCTGCTCGAAGTGGAGCTGCCCTTCGGCGGCGAGCGGCAGGTGAACGAGTCCGCGCTGGAGTGGCGCCGCTACCAGGAGGTCGCCGTGAAGGGCGGCTCACTGGAGCTCAAGAACGCAGCGGTGCTCGCGCTCGGGCGCTGGGAAGGAACACCCATTCCAGGCACGGGCTCGCGAGTGGCGGGCGCGCTGGGCTACCGGCATACGTGGGGACCATGGTGGGCACTGGGCACGGTGTCGGGCACACGCTCGACGTACCGGGGCGTGGGCCTGGGCATCACCGAGGGCTCACTGGGGCTGGGCGCGTCCGGCGGCTACCGCTGGCTCGAATGGGCCTTGGTGCCGCACGTGGGCCTGTCCGTGGAGTTGCTGGGGTTGAGGCAGTCGTTCCAAAGAGACCGCGAGGAGGACATCCAGGACACGCTGGGGTTGCCGCCGCTGGAGTCTCGAAGTGCGCTGGGGGTCGCGGCCGGACCTGTGGTTGGCGTGGAGGTGCCGCTGCCCGGCTCGGCTTTCGCGCTCATCCAGGGACAGTTGCTGGTGCGCTACCTGCCGCCTTCGAGCGAAGGCGTGGCCCCGCTCCGCCTCGTGCCGCTCGCCAGCGCGGGCGCGGGCTTCCGCTTCTGA
- a CDS encoding protein kinase domain-containing protein codes for MASDVFNPARLLPGMLIGPWRLLELRGRGSYGIVFRAVHALQQDAEPVALKLAVNLWDARFAREAELLSRIHHPAVPRLLDHGHWQPRQTLSFPWLVMEWIEGLPLYEWAYAQRPSSRQVLQLLARLARALDATHSAGGLHRDVLRIMHLMLHGV; via the coding sequence ATGGCGTCTGACGTCTTCAATCCCGCTCGCCTGCTCCCAGGAATGCTCATCGGCCCGTGGCGTCTGCTGGAGCTGCGCGGCAGGGGCTCCTACGGCATCGTCTTCCGCGCCGTCCACGCGCTGCAGCAGGACGCAGAACCCGTGGCCCTCAAGCTGGCCGTCAACCTGTGGGATGCTCGCTTCGCGCGTGAGGCCGAGTTGCTCTCCCGCATCCACCACCCCGCCGTCCCTCGCCTGCTGGACCATGGCCACTGGCAGCCCCGGCAGACGCTGTCCTTCCCCTGGCTCGTCATGGAGTGGATAGAGGGCCTGCCTCTCTACGAATGGGCCTACGCTCAACGCCCCTCTTCACGGCAGGTGCTTCAGCTTCTGGCCCGCCTCGCCCGTGCTCTCGACGCTACCCATTCGGCCGGTGGCCTCCACCGAGATGTACTACGCATAATGCACCTCATGCTGCATGGGGTTTGA
- a CDS encoding recombinase family protein, translated as MSDKLQATHLQRRAVVYLRQSTLKQVLEHHESTTRQYALKQRAQELGWPAGRIDVIDEDLGQSGAGSAWRSGFQRLAEEVAHGRVGLILALEVSRLARSSADWQRLLELCALADVLIADEQAIYTPRDYNDRLLLGLKGTMSEAEQYWMRLRLQGGKLSKARRGELFLAPPVGYQWNEATHRLCLDPDEQVQRAVRLVFERFRLEGSGYAVVRYFARHGLKLPTHQLRGRQVHWSLPRYDSVLDMLHNPLYAGAYVYGRKEVRMALVEGQVKQRHTTVLPLPSWKVCLFNHHPAYLSWEEFMTNQKKLESNRTHHLPHQHGAAREGAALLQGLVLCGKCGHSMGVRYRGATHSPYYECSNAPGSMGGKRLCWLVAARGVDEAVARLFLEAVQPPEVELGLAVAHEVERQAEQLHQQWKLRMERTRYEAQLAERRYKAVDPDNRVVARTLEHEWNDKLRELEELESQYQQERRRQKLELSEQDRARILTLSKSLPRVWSAPSTTNAERKNLLRILVQKVALSPIEVPSRQIRVQVVWVTGAVTDFTLPRRQGFQTRSNPAEAVELILQLFQQKSDAQIAAELNQRGLRSGANLPWNTKTVHRVLNVRGLHRAMPAPQCVPAPARRADGLYSVHGVAERFGVSEAIVRYWMARGWLEPTEGGGRGHVCWFKLDRQALRRLNAGRARSSSSSSNPMQHEVHYA; from the coding sequence ATGAGCGACAAGCTACAGGCCACTCATCTTCAACGACGGGCGGTCGTCTACCTGCGGCAGTCCACGCTCAAGCAGGTCCTCGAACACCATGAGTCCACCACCCGGCAGTATGCCCTGAAGCAACGCGCGCAGGAGCTTGGTTGGCCGGCCGGGCGCATTGACGTCATTGACGAAGACCTGGGACAGAGCGGCGCGGGGAGTGCCTGGCGCTCCGGCTTCCAGCGACTGGCCGAAGAGGTGGCCCACGGACGGGTGGGCCTCATCCTCGCCTTGGAGGTGTCGCGGCTGGCGCGCTCCTCGGCGGACTGGCAGCGCCTGCTGGAGTTGTGCGCGCTGGCCGATGTCCTCATCGCGGACGAGCAGGCCATCTACACGCCGCGAGACTACAACGACCGACTCTTGCTGGGGCTCAAGGGCACCATGAGCGAGGCCGAGCAGTACTGGATGCGCCTGAGGCTGCAGGGAGGCAAGTTGTCCAAGGCCCGGCGCGGGGAACTCTTCCTCGCGCCCCCTGTCGGTTATCAGTGGAACGAAGCAACGCATCGGCTCTGCCTGGACCCGGACGAGCAGGTCCAGCGCGCGGTGCGACTGGTCTTCGAGCGCTTCCGGCTGGAGGGCAGTGGCTACGCGGTGGTGCGTTACTTCGCCCGGCATGGGCTGAAGCTGCCCACGCACCAGCTGCGAGGGCGCCAGGTGCATTGGAGTCTCCCGCGCTACGACAGCGTGCTCGACATGCTCCACAACCCCCTCTACGCCGGCGCCTACGTCTACGGGCGCAAGGAGGTGCGCATGGCGCTGGTGGAAGGGCAAGTGAAGCAGCGGCACACCACCGTGCTGCCCCTGCCGTCGTGGAAGGTATGCCTCTTCAACCACCACCCGGCCTATCTGAGCTGGGAGGAGTTCATGACCAACCAGAAGAAGCTCGAGAGCAATCGCACCCACCACCTGCCACACCAACATGGCGCCGCGCGAGAAGGAGCGGCCCTGCTGCAAGGCCTGGTGCTCTGTGGGAAGTGCGGCCACTCCATGGGCGTGCGCTATCGGGGCGCCACGCACAGCCCCTACTACGAATGCTCCAACGCTCCTGGCTCCATGGGAGGCAAGCGGCTGTGTTGGTTGGTGGCGGCTCGCGGGGTGGATGAGGCCGTCGCCCGACTCTTCCTGGAAGCGGTGCAGCCGCCAGAGGTGGAGCTCGGACTGGCCGTAGCGCACGAAGTGGAACGCCAGGCCGAGCAGTTGCATCAGCAGTGGAAGCTGCGGATGGAGCGCACGCGCTACGAGGCCCAGTTGGCCGAGCGCCGCTACAAGGCCGTGGACCCGGACAATCGGGTCGTGGCTCGTACCCTCGAGCATGAATGGAATGACAAGCTGCGGGAGTTGGAGGAGTTGGAGAGCCAGTACCAGCAGGAGCGGCGACGCCAGAAGCTGGAGCTTTCCGAGCAGGACCGCGCACGCATCCTGACGCTTTCCAAGTCCTTGCCGCGGGTGTGGAGCGCGCCGAGCACGACGAACGCGGAGCGCAAGAACCTGCTACGCATCCTGGTGCAGAAAGTCGCGCTGAGCCCCATCGAAGTACCCAGCAGACAAATCCGCGTCCAGGTCGTCTGGGTGACGGGAGCCGTCACGGACTTCACCCTGCCGCGTCGCCAGGGCTTCCAGACGCGGAGCAATCCAGCCGAGGCCGTCGAGCTCATCCTTCAACTCTTTCAGCAGAAGAGTGACGCCCAAATCGCTGCCGAGCTCAATCAACGGGGCCTGCGCTCCGGAGCCAACCTCCCGTGGAACACGAAGACGGTGCACCGGGTGTTGAACGTGCGGGGACTGCACCGCGCAATGCCGGCACCGCAGTGCGTGCCAGCACCTGCTCGTCGAGCCGATGGTCTCTATTCCGTGCACGGCGTCGCCGAGCGTTTCGGCGTCTCCGAGGCCATCGTGCGTTACTGGATGGCGCGAGGCTGGCTCGAACCGACAGAGGGAGGCGGACGTGGCCACGTCTGCTGGTTCAAGCTCGACCGCCAGGCGCTCAGGAGACTGAACGCTGGCAGGGCCCGTAGCTCCTCCAGTTCCTCAAACCCCATGCAGCATGAGGTGCATTATGCGTAG
- a CDS encoding CARDB domain-containing protein: MRQAISRAVLSALALGTAVACNANTAREAEPREVKQGLQDGPDLVVAALSAPPSATPYTLFPVTATVCNQGNVGVDAEVLLVLSEDSDLSPVADMTVANLYLGYLSPGACATSTVEVTASYGRWYVGALADPNGLQSEVDEGNNTRLSAPLGVGYGPDFIVTGVKGPTSARPGDPFTAQVTVCNQGNQSDIPTVELYLSADAIIQPGPGPQSPDMLVAGTTVGSLNPGQCTTVPMTGYVSVPAPGTEGPYHLGAVVDPGNTRPELIEDNNTNADFVLGVGNRADFVITDVKGPASVQPGQALTAQVTVCNQGTQSDSTDVGLFLSADANIHPPFGPTPVEDSVVGMAYVGLLAPGQCVTVPVSGNAYPPPPGTEGAWYLGAFVDPGNTRIELIEDNNANAGYVLGVGSRPDFVVTSVKGPASVRPGDPFTAQVTVCNQGTQPGDTDVVLLLSADTTLRPPGGPTPPEDTIAGATFLSTLNPGQCTTVSLSCNAYLPPPGTEGAWHLGAIADPMSNRVELVEDNNTNVGYVVGVGNRPDFVVTSVKGPTSVGSGQPLTAQITVCNQGTLADSTDVGLILSADATIRKSTGPGQVEDSAVGFTPVGTLAPGQCTTVSLSGNAYPPPPGADGAYYLGAIVDPDNTRVELLEDNNTNAGSLLGVGSRPDFVVTSVKGPSSVQSGQALAAQVTVCNQGTQPGDTDVGVFLSADATIRTSTGTGPVEDAPVGFAPVGTLSPSQCRTVSVSGSAYLPPPGNDGAYRLGAVVDPGNTRVELIEDNNTNADFVLGVGKEADFIVTSVKGPPSVLPGQSLTAQVTVCNQGTWPDNTDVGVFLSADATIVPSTGPWPGEDAPVGFATVGTLDPGQCATVTVTGYASLPAPGTEGAYRLGAFVDPSRQRLELQEENNANAGYVMGVGNQPDFIVTSVKGPASVVPGQSLSAVVTVCNQGTRADTVAVDLYLSADAIIRPTTGQPPPPEDARVGGFSVGNALNPGQCVAVPVTGNAYPPSPGTDGVYFLGAVVDPGNTRVELIEDNNTHSGYVLGVGNRPDFVVTEVTGPYSVASGQSLTAQVTVCNQGTQSGNSYVTLLLSGDDLIGTPGPSGSTDDIFVGRVNVGTLNPGQCTTVPVSGSVNPSGTSGAYFLGAQVDPGTSGVELNYANNTSSGYRLGVGKLPDFVVTAVTGPDSVAKGATFTASFTVCNRGQFSQAANVSVYLSADGTIRVPAPPLPPEDYLLATVANINVAFGTCVSRSVSVTLPSTLEGGYTLGAVVAPANAMPELIEDNNTLAGSRLGVGDQPDFVITAVTSTELTVKPGMILPTSTTVCNRGRLSGVVDVELYLFASPATAGTQAPASPEAFFLGRMTGLSLAAGACLTRPLTGSVPGVVLGGTYFLGAVADPLKVRTELIEDNNVLTGSRIGVGAGPELVVTSMTAPTSVRLGATFTASVVVCNRGSLTATTDVDLFLSADTTIRLPTPPRAPEDTFLGTVSGVALAAGQCATRSLSVRATVPSTGGYYVGAAVDPRFTIAEFFEDNNTQAFGFISVTP; this comes from the coding sequence ATGAGACAAGCAATCAGTCGAGCAGTCCTGAGCGCGTTGGCGCTGGGGACCGCCGTGGCATGTAACGCGAACACGGCTCGGGAGGCGGAGCCTCGCGAAGTGAAGCAGGGCCTGCAGGACGGGCCGGACCTGGTGGTGGCGGCGCTGAGCGCTCCACCCAGCGCGACGCCGTACACCCTGTTCCCGGTGACGGCGACGGTGTGCAACCAGGGGAACGTGGGCGTCGACGCGGAGGTGCTGCTGGTGCTGTCCGAGGACAGCGACCTCTCTCCGGTGGCGGACATGACGGTCGCCAACCTGTACCTCGGATATCTGTCCCCGGGCGCCTGCGCGACATCGACCGTCGAGGTGACCGCATCGTATGGCCGGTGGTACGTCGGGGCCCTCGCGGATCCGAATGGCCTCCAGTCCGAGGTCGACGAGGGCAACAACACGCGGCTCAGCGCCCCCCTGGGCGTCGGCTATGGGCCGGACTTCATCGTCACCGGCGTGAAGGGCCCCACCAGCGCGCGACCCGGTGACCCGTTCACCGCGCAGGTGACGGTCTGCAACCAGGGCAACCAGTCCGACATCCCCACGGTGGAGCTCTACCTGTCCGCCGACGCCATCATCCAGCCGGGCCCCGGGCCGCAGTCGCCGGACATGCTCGTGGCCGGAACGACGGTGGGCTCCCTCAACCCGGGCCAGTGCACCACCGTGCCGATGACGGGGTATGTGTCCGTGCCCGCGCCGGGCACCGAAGGTCCCTATCACCTGGGCGCGGTGGTGGACCCCGGCAACACCCGCCCCGAGCTCATCGAGGACAACAACACGAACGCGGACTTCGTGCTCGGCGTGGGCAACCGGGCCGACTTCGTCATCACCGACGTGAAGGGCCCCGCCAGCGTGCAGCCCGGACAGGCCCTCACGGCGCAGGTGACGGTCTGCAACCAGGGCACCCAGTCAGACAGCACCGACGTGGGCCTCTTCCTGTCCGCCGACGCCAACATCCATCCGCCCTTCGGCCCCACGCCCGTCGAGGACAGCGTCGTGGGGATGGCCTACGTGGGCCTCCTCGCCCCGGGCCAGTGCGTCACCGTGCCCGTGTCCGGCAATGCGTACCCGCCCCCTCCGGGGACCGAGGGCGCCTGGTACCTGGGCGCCTTCGTGGACCCCGGCAACACCCGCATCGAGCTCATCGAGGACAACAACGCGAACGCGGGCTACGTGCTGGGCGTGGGCAGCCGCCCCGACTTCGTCGTCACCTCCGTGAAAGGCCCCGCCAGCGTGCGACCCGGTGACCCGTTCACCGCGCAGGTGACGGTCTGCAACCAGGGCACCCAGCCCGGCGACACCGACGTGGTCCTTCTCCTGTCCGCCGACACCACCCTCCGCCCGCCCGGCGGCCCGACGCCGCCGGAGGACACCATCGCGGGCGCGACGTTCCTGAGCACCCTCAACCCGGGCCAGTGCACCACCGTGTCCCTGTCCTGCAACGCGTACCTGCCTCCACCGGGCACTGAGGGCGCCTGGCATCTGGGCGCCATCGCGGACCCCATGAGCAACCGCGTGGAGCTCGTCGAGGACAACAACACGAACGTGGGCTACGTGGTGGGCGTGGGCAACCGGCCCGACTTCGTCGTCACCTCCGTGAAGGGCCCGACCAGCGTGGGTTCCGGCCAGCCCCTCACCGCGCAAATCACGGTGTGCAACCAGGGCACCCTGGCCGACAGCACGGACGTGGGCCTCATCCTGTCCGCCGACGCCACCATCCGAAAGAGCACCGGTCCCGGCCAGGTGGAGGACTCCGCCGTGGGCTTCACGCCCGTGGGCACCCTCGCCCCGGGCCAGTGCACCACCGTGTCCCTGTCCGGCAACGCGTATCCGCCCCCGCCGGGAGCAGACGGCGCGTACTACCTGGGCGCCATCGTGGACCCCGACAACACCCGCGTGGAGCTCCTCGAGGACAACAACACGAACGCCGGCTCCTTGCTGGGCGTGGGCAGCCGCCCCGACTTCGTCGTCACCTCCGTGAAGGGCCCGTCCAGCGTGCAATCCGGCCAGGCCCTCGCCGCGCAGGTGACGGTGTGCAATCAGGGCACGCAGCCCGGTGACACCGACGTGGGTGTCTTCCTGTCCGCGGACGCCACCATCCGGACGAGCACCGGCACCGGGCCCGTGGAGGATGCTCCCGTGGGCTTCGCGCCCGTGGGCACGCTCTCCCCGAGCCAGTGCCGCACCGTGTCCGTGTCCGGCAGCGCGTACCTGCCCCCTCCAGGCAACGACGGCGCGTACCGCCTGGGCGCGGTGGTGGACCCCGGCAACACCCGCGTCGAGCTCATCGAGGACAACAACACGAACGCGGACTTCGTGCTCGGCGTGGGCAAGGAGGCTGACTTCATCGTCACCTCGGTGAAGGGTCCGCCCAGCGTGCTGCCGGGCCAGTCCCTCACCGCGCAGGTGACGGTGTGCAACCAGGGAACCTGGCCGGACAACACCGACGTGGGCGTCTTCCTGTCCGCCGATGCCACCATCGTCCCGAGCACCGGCCCCTGGCCGGGGGAGGATGCCCCCGTGGGCTTCGCGACCGTGGGCACCCTCGACCCGGGCCAGTGCGCCACCGTGACAGTGACGGGCTACGCGTCCCTGCCCGCTCCCGGCACCGAGGGCGCGTATCGCCTGGGGGCCTTCGTGGACCCGAGCAGGCAGCGCCTCGAGCTGCAGGAGGAGAACAACGCGAATGCCGGCTACGTGATGGGCGTCGGCAACCAGCCCGACTTCATCGTCACCTCCGTGAAGGGCCCCGCCAGCGTGGTGCCCGGACAGTCCCTCAGCGCGGTGGTGACGGTGTGCAACCAGGGCACCCGCGCCGACACCGTGGCGGTGGATCTCTATCTCTCCGCGGATGCCATCATCCGGCCGACGACGGGGCAGCCGCCGCCTCCGGAGGATGCGCGCGTGGGGGGATTCTCCGTGGGCAACGCGCTCAACCCGGGCCAATGTGTCGCCGTGCCCGTGACCGGCAACGCGTACCCGCCCTCGCCGGGCACTGACGGCGTGTACTTCCTGGGCGCGGTGGTGGACCCCGGCAACACCCGCGTCGAGCTCATCGAGGACAACAACACCCACTCCGGCTACGTGCTGGGCGTGGGCAACCGGCCCGACTTCGTCGTCACCGAAGTCACGGGCCCCTACAGCGTGGCCTCCGGCCAGTCCCTGACGGCGCAGGTGACAGTGTGCAACCAGGGCACCCAGTCCGGCAACAGCTACGTGACGCTCCTCCTGTCCGGGGATGACCTCATCGGTACGCCGGGCCCTTCCGGTTCCACCGACGACATCTTCGTGGGCAGGGTCAACGTGGGCACCCTCAACCCGGGCCAGTGCACCACCGTGCCGGTGAGCGGCTCCGTGAATCCGTCTGGCACCAGCGGCGCGTACTTCCTGGGCGCGCAGGTGGACCCCGGCACCAGCGGCGTCGAGCTCAACTACGCCAACAACACGTCCTCCGGCTACCGGCTGGGCGTGGGCAAGCTGCCGGACTTCGTCGTCACCGCCGTCACCGGTCCCGACAGCGTCGCGAAGGGCGCCACGTTCACCGCCAGCTTCACCGTGTGCAACCGCGGCCAATTCTCCCAGGCGGCGAACGTGAGTGTGTACCTGTCCGCGGACGGCACCATCCGCGTGCCGGCCCCGCCCCTGCCTCCCGAGGACTACCTGCTGGCTACGGTGGCGAACATCAACGTGGCCTTCGGCACCTGCGTCAGCCGCTCGGTGAGCGTGACGCTGCCGTCGACGTTGGAGGGCGGCTACACGCTGGGCGCGGTGGTGGCCCCGGCCAACGCCATGCCCGAGCTCATCGAGGACAACAACACGCTGGCCGGCAGCCGGCTCGGCGTGGGTGACCAGCCGGACTTCGTCATCACCGCCGTCACCAGCACGGAGCTGACCGTCAAGCCGGGGATGATCCTCCCCACCAGCACCACCGTCTGCAACCGGGGCCGGCTCAGCGGAGTCGTGGACGTGGAGCTCTACCTCTTCGCGAGCCCCGCCACCGCCGGCACGCAGGCGCCTGCGTCCCCCGAGGCCTTCTTCCTGGGCCGGATGACGGGCCTGTCGCTCGCCGCCGGGGCATGCCTCACGCGCCCACTCACCGGGTCTGTCCCTGGCGTGGTGCTGGGGGGCACGTACTTCCTGGGCGCGGTGGCGGACCCGCTCAAGGTCCGCACGGAGCTCATCGAGGACAACAACGTGCTGACGGGCAGCCGCATCGGCGTGGGTGCCGGGCCCGAGCTCGTCGTCACCAGCATGACCGCGCCCACCAGCGTACGGCTCGGCGCGACGTTCACCGCCAGCGTCGTCGTGTGCAACCGCGGCTCGCTCACCGCCACTACGGACGTGGACCTCTTCCTGTCCGCGGACACCACCATCCGTCTGCCGACGCCCCCACGCGCGCCCGAGGACACCTTCCTCGGCACGGTGTCGGGTGTGGCGCTCGCCGCCGGCCAGTGCGCCACCCGCTCGCTCTCGGTGAGGGCCACCGTGCCGTCCACCGGCGGCTACTACGTGGGCGCCGCCGTGGACCCGCGCTTCACCATCGCGGAGTTCTTCGAGGACAACAACACGCAGGCGTTCGGCTTCATCTCCGTCACGCCCTGA